The Astatotilapia calliptera chromosome 14, fAstCal1.2, whole genome shotgun sequence genome includes a region encoding these proteins:
- the tmem97 gene encoding sigma intracellular receptor 2, protein MRILHCGTNGAFRNALMSFSLANGIQPGNRRFNVALLPQRTWTPFLPLCALSKSEIMSLRVLELIFFFYFATHIPITLFIDLQALLPEHVYPQPLKDLLKWYAADFKDPMVLDPPEWFKSFVFCEALLQTPFFPIAAYAFLKGGCKWIRIPAIVYSTHVATTLIPILAHILFYQFPLKPNPGPQTVQERWLLVSIYAPYLLVPVLLLLTMLMSSTYNASSKPGNVSAKAKKKN, encoded by the exons ATGCGCATTCTCCACTGTGGGACGAATGGTGCGTTCAGGAACGCCCTCATGTCATTCTCGCTAGCCAATGGGATCCAGCCTGGGAACAGGCGTTTCAACGTTGCACTGCTTCCTCAGCGGACTTGGACCCCGTTTCTGCCGTTATGTGCACTGAGTAAGTCAGAGATCATGTCTCTCCGTGTGTTAGAACtaatcttcttcttctacttcgCCACTCATATTCCGATCACATTATTTATTGACTTACAAGCTCTGCTGCCTGAACACGTGTACCCCCAACCG CTGAAGGACCTTCTGAAATGGTACGCAGCCGACTTCAAAGACCCCATGGTGCTGGACCCTCCGGAGTGGTTCAAGTCCTTTGTTTTCTGCGAGGCTTTGCTTCAAACACCGTTTTTCCCCATTGCAGCGTACGCTTTTCTGAAAG GTGGTTGTAAGTGGATCCGGATTCCTGCCATTGTGTATTCCACACACGTGGCCACCACATTGATCCCAATCCTCGCCCACATCCTCTTCTATCAGTTCCCTCTGAAACCCAATCCTGGTcctcagactgtccaggagcGCTGGTTGCTAGTCTCCATATATGCACCATACCTGTTGGTGCCTGTGCTGCTCCTCCTCACCATGCTGATGTCCTCGACATACAACGCCTCCTCTAAGCCTGGGAACGTGTCAGCCAAGGCCAAGAAGAAGAACTGA
- the LOC113036925 gene encoding tyrosine-protein kinase SRK3, with protein MANCSDVYSVVYTLSGLLSFTIVVFTVLGAVCIRKYRSALKTIRLLRQNKMLMSAVPRVEPPLLPARPIPVVVEEEEERELPPKSPLRPSTSARSPSKKLWKGLQQLQQDPPFTKSDLNLLQLIKAGKEGVFYQARMTRGTCKGHSMFTCKISKEGVRLKHVDMEVSIMRKLMHHKNILQLLDWNTTAEPYILIMEYVSYGTLRTFLQTNRAHLSTDPELQSLLTIASYHVALAMQHLRSKMIIHCDLALRNVMVNKFPWEVKVAEFGLARDLTRMASRRSSRWRNPRQRVPLRWYPPEYFKNNYYSYKGDVWAFGIVLWEMQTFGTLPYPNLETSEQVVYHICMGHKNTNPEGCRPEILHIMRDCWQEPYTLRPSFTDIVCMLESIMENDADYVDVESPEQVVTDEAEIQENNRLRAASVSLDTNF; from the exons ATGGCGAACTGTTCAG ATGTCTACTCCGTTGTATACACCCTCAGCGGTCTCCTCTCCTTCACCATCGTGGTGTTCACAGTGCTGGGAGCCGTGTGCATCAGAAA ATACCGATCCGCTCTCAAGACAATCAGATTGCTCCGGCAGAACAAGATGCTGATGAGTGCTGTGCCTCGGGTAGAGCCTCCCCTCTTACCTGCGAGGCCGATCCCAgttgtggtggaggaggaggaggagcgggaACTTCCTCCCAAATCTCCACTCCGACCCAGCACTTCAGCCAGGTCTCCGTCCAAGAAGCTGTGGAAAGGTCTGCAGCAACTGCAGCAG GATCCTCCTTTCACCAAGTCAGACCTGAAccttctgcagctgatcaaagcaGGAAAGGAGGGCGTCTTCTACCAGGCCAGGATGACCAGAGGGACGTGTAAAGGCCACAGCATGTTCACCTGTAAGATCAGCAAGGAAG GCGTCCGCCTCAAACACGTGGACATGGAGGTTTCCATCATGAGAAAACTGATGCACCACAAGAACATCCTCCAGTTACTGGACTGGAACACCACTGCAG AGCCCTACATTCTGATCATGGAGTATGTGAGCTACGGCACTCTGAGGACCTTCCTGCAGACCAACAGAGCCCACCTGAGTACTGACCCTGAGCTGCAGAGCCTCCTCACCATTGCCTCGTACCACGTTGCTCTAGCCATGCAGCACCTGCGCTCCAAAATG ATTATTCACTGTGACTTGGCTCTGAGGAATGTCATGGTCAACAAGTTTCCCTGGGAGGTGAAAGTGGCCGAGTTTGGTCTCGCCCGAGACTTGACGCGAATGGCGAGCCGTCGCAGCAGTCGCTGGAGAAACCCACGT CAACGTGTACCCCTGCGCTGGTACCCCCCAGAGTACTTCAAGAACAACTACTACAGCTACAAGGGAGACGTGTGGGCGTTTGGCATCGTGCTGTGGGAGATGCAGACATTTG gTACGCTGCCGTATCCAAACCTGGAGACATCAGAGCAAGTGGTGTACCACATCTGTATgggtcacaaaaacacaaacccgGAAGGCTGCAGACCAGAGAT ACTTCACATCATGCGAGACTGCTGGCAGGAGCCGTACACCCTGAGGCCCTCGTTCACAGACATCGTCTGCATGCTGGAGAGCATCATGGAAAACGATGCG GACTACGTGGATGTGGAGAGTCCAGAGCAGGTGGTGACAGATGAGGCCGAAATTCAGGAAAACAATCGTTTACGAGCAGCGAGTGTCAGTTTGGACACTAATTTCTAA